The genomic interval CAGAGCCAGAGCCAGAGCCAGAGCCAGAGCCAGAGCCAGAGCCAGAGCCAGAGCCAGAGCCAGAGCCCATACCGCGACAGGCAGGAGCGGAGAGTTCCGTGCTGCCGCTGAAGGACGTGGGTGTACAATGGACGGGGAATGCCGGCCCGGCACCCGCACCAACGCTTATCGAACTCCCGGACGATCACGACAGCAGCGAGGAAGGCATGAGCGAGACAGAACAGAACGGATCACAGCAGAACGTGGCCATGGGACCGGAGGGGATGGATCGATCCCCGGAACAACCGGATTTCTCTCACGTAGGGACGCAAGCCACCCACCAGGGCTCAGCCGCTGCGACGGCCGTGCCCTCGCCGATGATCGCACAGGGCGGCGTGCTCGCGGCGGAGCTTGCCGAGGCGCTCGTCCTCAAGGGCACTCTGCAGTCGCGGGCACTCAGCCGCCGGGCAGCACTCGCCGACTTTGACCAGGCAGCTTCTCTGCTGCACCGGGCAACGGAGTCGTCGGCGACACCCAGCCCACTGTCCATCCAGAACAGCCTGGTGCAGCTGCATCTTGCCGCAGCGCGCACCCTGTTTGATCTGGGTCGGCTGGATGAGGCCGAGACCCGGCTGAACCAGTCCCTGGCGATTCTGGACGGTCCGAACGGCGCTGCGCTTTCCGATCTTCCGCAATGGCGGAAGCATCGTGCCGAGACCCTGGTTCTACGCGCGCGGTTGCAGAGCGAGTCCCACCCCGAGGCGGCTGCAGAGGATTTTCGGGCCGCCATCTCCATCTACGCCGATCTTGCCGCAGATCTGGGTGACGAATGTGGTCCGGCATTGCGCCTGCGCTGGTCCGAAGCAGAGATCGCACTGGCGCAGCTTTATCTCGATCTGAATCAGACTGCCGCCGCTTTGCAATCGGTGACGGCGGCGCAGACTGCACTGGCACTGGACCGACTGGAACCGGATTCCCGCGACTTACCCGACTGGCGCATGCAGGAACTTTTGATCGACCTGCGTCGCTGCCAGATCGAACTGCGGCAGGGGATGGCCCGCTCGGCGCTGGATGCCCTGCGGCAGATGGCCGGACGGTTGGAGCAACTCCAAGAGAGCGGTGGGGAGCAGGCACAGGACGTTTGCCTGGTGGAATTGCGGGCCGACTACGCAGTGGCTGTGGCGCAGGCCACCGATCTCCTTGGCCATTCCGGTGAGTCTCAGACCGTTCTCGGTGATGCGCTATCTACTTTGGACGACCTGCAAAGACGGCATGGGGAGGATGTTGGGCCGTGGCTTCGGCGCAGTCTGGCCCGGATATACTATCGCCGGGCCATTGTCGAGTTCGGCCGCAACCAGTTGCAGGCGGCGCAGGAGGCGTGTTCCCGCGGTCTTGCCGCCCTCGAAGATCTCGCGCGCAACGACGCTTTTGCCCGGCTCACGGGCCTGCTTCGCGATCTAGCCGAAAGCCACATTCTGCTGGCAAAGATTCACGCGGCTCGCGGCGCTCACGAGCTGGCCATGGAGTCCTTGAATCGAGCCCTGGTCTTGCAGCAG from Acidithiobacillus caldus ATCC 51756 carries:
- a CDS encoding PilZ domain-containing protein, with protein sequence MAENPRFQPLRDFLPSRSGLHLVDFQNVFLGDTEKYSAREPLDLCRDVPADTILFSADPDDDGRGYLFTRCEDSGLFFLPMQELSDAMEGQALAFIDGHTHISTFFAEILGGGGSLVHTTLPHLVYWRKKRFRARLPLDQRMVLGRRDGKRTPTRLINFSTGGVGFLTDIGDLQPGELVLMVLDLAACGSWEVLGVIVRTEPNLDAQYRFYAAARFQLLRAQYGELERIYRCLSGAETAPSRGVEAPAAYAEQFPRVSPEPSIAPNVQPPADNVAAEVRELPIPMASTDQGTSPPTDLVPPSPTLSADHGSTAEAIQESASTATPGHALDPEEELQSGAPPLTLRARLAMQGVYQVNYSASVTATKEPAETLEPQQLPELSLHSDSALPPSAEPEPEPEPEPEPEPEPEPEPEPEPEPEPEPEPEPEPEPEPEPEPIPRQAGAESSVLPLKDVGVQWTGNAGPAPAPTLIELPDDHDSSEEGMSETEQNGSQQNVAMGPEGMDRSPEQPDFSHVGTQATHQGSAAATAVPSPMIAQGGVLAAELAEALVLKGTLQSRALSRRAALADFDQAASLLHRATESSATPSPLSIQNSLVQLHLAAARTLFDLGRLDEAETRLNQSLAILDGPNGAALSDLPQWRKHRAETLVLRARLQSESHPEAAAEDFRAAISIYADLAADLGDECGPALRLRWSEAEIALAQLYLDLNQTAAALQSVTAAQTALALDRLEPDSRDLPDWRMQELLIDLRRCQIELRQGMARSALDALRQMAGRLEQLQESGGEQAQDVCLVELRADYAVAVAQATDLLGHSGESQTVLGDALSTLDDLQRRHGEDVGPWLRRSLARIYYRRAIVEFGRNQLQAAQEACSRGLAALEDLARNDAFARLTGLLRDLAESHILLAKIHAARGAHELAMESLNRALVLQQ